The following are from one region of the Zonotrichia albicollis isolate bZonAlb1 chromosome 15, bZonAlb1.hap1, whole genome shotgun sequence genome:
- the ETF1 gene encoding eukaryotic peptide chain release factor subunit 1: MADDPSAADRNVEIWKIKKLIKSLEAARGNGTSMISLIIPPKDQISRVAKMLADEFGTASNIKSRVNRLSVLGAITSVQQRLKLYNKVPPNGLVVYCGTIVTEEGKEKKVNIDFEPFKPINTSLYLCDNKFHTEALTALLSDDSKFGFIVIDGSGALFGTLQGNTREVLHKFTVDLPKKHGRGGQSALRFARLRMEKRHNYVRKVAETAVQLFISGDKVNVAGLVLAGSADFKTELSQSDMFDQRLQSKVLKLVDISYGGENGFNQAIELSTEVLSNVKFIQEKKLIGRYFDEISQDTGKYCFGVEDTLKALEMGAVEILIVYENLDIMRYVLHCQGTEEEKILYLTPEQEKDKSHFTDKETGQEHELIESMPLLEWFANNYKKFGATLEIVTDKSQEGSQFVKGFGGIGGILRYRVDFQGMEYQGGDDEFFDLDDY; the protein is encoded by the exons atGGCGGACGATCCCAGCGCTGCCGACCGCAACGTGGAGATCTGGAAGATCAAGAAGCTCATCAAGAGCCTGGAGGCGGCCCGCGG CAATGGTACCAGCATGATCTCGTTGATCATTCCCCCCAAAGACCAGATCTCACGAGTGGCAAAGATGTTAGCGGACGAGTTTGGCACCGCCTCCAACATCAAGTCCCGGGTGAATCGCCTTTCAGTGCTGGGAGCCATCACATCTGTACAGCAAAGACTGAAACTCTATAACAAAG TACCTCCAAATGGTCTGGTTGTTTACTGTGGAACAATTGtgacagaagaaggaaaagagaagaaagtcAACATTGACTTTGAACCTTTCAAACCAATCAATACGTCGTTGTATTTGTGTGACAACAAATTCCACACGGAG GCCCTCACGGCGCTGCTCTCCGACGACAGCAAGTTTGGCTTCATTGTAATAGACGGGAGCGGGGCCCTGTTCGGGACGCTGCAGGGCAACACGCGGGAAGTGCTGCACAAATTCACTGTGGATCTTCCAAAGAAGCACG gcagaggaggTCAGTCTGCCCTGCGCTTCGCCCGCCTGCGCATGGAGAAGCGGCACAACTACGTGCGCAAGGTGGCCGAGACGGCCGTGCAGCTCTTCATCTCCGGGGACAAGGTCAACGTGGCCGGGCTCGTCCTCGCCGGCTCGGCCGACTTCAAAACTGAGCTCAGCCAGTCTGACATGTTTGATCAG CGGTTGCAATCCAAAGTGCTCAAACTAGTTGATATTTCATATGGAGGAGAAAATGGCTTCAATCAAGCAATTGAGTTGTCAACTGAGGTCCTCTCCAATGTGAAATTCATCCAAGAGAAAAAGCTAATAG gACGATACTTCGATGAGATCAGCCAGGACACGGGCAAGTACTGCTTTGGTGTGGAAGATACACTAAAAGCTTTGGAAATGGGAGCAGTAGAGATCCTGATAGTGTATGAAAACCTGGATATCATGAGATACGTCCTGCACTGCCAAGGCACGGAGG AGGAGAAGATCCTGTATTTGACACCAGAGCAAGAGAAGGATAAATCCCACTTCACAGACAAGGAG ACTGGGCAGGAACATGAACTCATAGAAAGTATGCCCCTCCTGGAGTGGTTTGCAAACAACTACAAGAAATTTGGAGCAACATTGGAAATTGTTACAGACAAATCACAAGAAGGATCCCAATTTGTGAAAGGATTTGGAGGAATTGGAG GTATCTTGCGGTACCGGGTGGACTTCCAGGGCATGGAATACCAAGGAGGAGACGATGAATTTTTTGACCTTGATGACTACTAG